A single Zootoca vivipara chromosome 1, rZooViv1.1, whole genome shotgun sequence DNA region contains:
- the FAM117B gene encoding protein FAM117B — protein sequence MSSHPPRVRRSGSPTPATSLAAAAAGGAAAVAAGAGGAASANSSRLQPMRATVPFQLKQHGSPTRGGGISRGAAAAAATTSPQPPPPPSSSSSPPPPSSSRTASPTRPAPGNGSGARSAGGGSPAVATQTPAAAAAALPPPPPPPPSTRGSPTRAGGGGPRGSPPRLHQLPPPPPAPPLPGTSPSPCSSPVSPPVPESSACSAAAAAAVVSSSSSGGRIRHRQRRRSPEHSRASPERKSPSSPVCKVDKPRPPSSSPSSIARRTPSLDLLAAPYLAGQWPRDNHGQAAPCMRDKATQTESAWAEEYLEKKKGSHKRSASWGSTEQLKEIAKLRQQLQRSKHSSRHHRDKERQSPFHGNHAAINQCQPPVPKSVLVPVIPIAKSTGSRFRNSIEGLNQEIEIIIKETGEKEEQLIPQDIPDGHRAPPPLVQRSSSTRSIDTQTPGGAEKGSNNSSRSQSVSPGSFLAISNEGSEESPCSADDLLVDPRDKENGNNSPLPKYATSPKPNNSYMFKREPPEGCEKVKVFEDSLPKPLHEIPAFYCPDKNKVNFIPKSGSAFCLVSILKPLLPTQELTLKGATHNLTVTPGITPALLQPIAMASISANAVQERLPGGTNKIIPQMSVLQQSRHGEETEG from the exons ATGTCTTCTCACCCGCCGCGCGTGAGGCGAAGCGGCTCGCCGACCCCGGCCACCTCcctcgcggcggcggcggcggggggtgcCGCGGCTGTGGCAGCGGGAGCAGGCGGGGCCGCCAGCGCCAACAGCAGCCGCCTGCAGCCCATGCGGGCGACGGTGCCTTTCCAGCTCAAGCAGCACGGCAGCCCCACGAGGGGCGGCGGCATTTCAcgaggggcggcggcggcggcggcgacgacATCGCCTCAGCCGCCGcctccaccttcttcttcttcttcgccgccgccgccttcttcCTCGCGCACCGCCAGCCCGACGCGCCCGGCGCCCGGTAATGGCAGCGGCGCGCGCAGCGCCGGCGGCGGCAGCCCTGCCGTAGCCACGCAgacccctgccgccgccgccgccgccctccctcctcctcctccgccgccgccttccACGCGCGGCAGCCCCACGCGCGCTGGCGGGGGCGGGCCTCGCGGGAGCCCCCCTCGGCTGCaccagctgccgccgccgccccccgcgCCGCCATTGCCGGGCACGAgcccttcgccttgctcctcccCGGTTTCGCCGCCTGTGCCCGAGAGCAGCGCctgctccgccgccgccgccgccgccgtggtCTCTTCGTCGTCCTCCGGGGGAAGGATCCGGCACCGGCAGAGGAGGCGGTCGCCCGAGCACAGTAGGGCCTCTCCGGAGAGGAAGAGCCCGAGTTCGCCTGTTTGCAAAG ttgatAAACCACGGCCACCTTCATCAAGCCCTTCCAGTATTGCTCGACGTACCCCTTCACTAGACCTACTTGCTGCTCCATATCTTGCTGGACAATGGCCTCGTGATAATCATGGTCAAGCTGCACCATGCATGAGGGACAAAGCCACACAG ACTGAAAGTGCTTGGGCTGAAGAATACTTGGAAAAGAAGAAAGGCTCTCATAAGCGATCGGCATCTTGGGGCAGTACAGAACAACTTAAAGAG ATAGCCAAGCTACGCCAGCAGCTGCAAAGAAGTAAACACAGCAGCAGGCATCATCGGGACAAAGAAAGACAATCTCCATTCCATGGTAATCATGCAGCCATTAACCAATGCCAG CCACCTGTCCCAAAGAGTGTGCTAGTTCCTGTGATACCAATTGCCAAGTCAACAGGATCACGCTTCCGTAACAGCATAGAGGGCCTGAATCAGGAGATCGAAATAATTATAAAGGAGACAGGAGAGAAAGAGGAACAACTTATT CCGCAAGATATTCCAGATGGGCACCGAGCCCCACCACCTTTGGTGCAGCGGAGTAGCAGTACCCGCAGCATTGACACGCAGACTCCTGGCGGGGCAGAGAagggcagcaacaacagcagcagatccCAGTCTGTGTCCCCAGGCTCATTCCTGGCCATTTCCAATGAGGGCAGTGAGGAGAGCCCGTGCTCTGCTGATGACCTACTTGTAGACCCCAGAGATAAAG AGAATGGAAACAATTCTCCTCTGCCCAAATATGCCACCTCGCCCAAACCCAACAACAGCTATATGTTCAAGCGTGAACCTCCAGAGGGCTGTGAGAAGGTGAAAGTCTTTGAGGATAGCTT GCCAAAGCCCTTGCATGAAATTCCGGCTTTTTACTGTCCTGACAAAAATAAAGTAAACTTCATTCCTAAAAGTGGCTCTGCTTTCTGCCTTGTCAGTATCCTGAAGCCACTTCTTCCCACACAAGAGCTTACACTCAAGGGTGCTACTCATAATCTGACCGTCACACCTGGTATTACACCTGCATTGCTGCAGCCTATTGCCATGGCCTCCATCTCTGCAAATGCAGTCCAAGAGCGGCTCCCTGGCGGAACAAACAAAATTATACCACAGATGTCGGTGCTGCAGCAGTCAAGACATGGTGAAGAAACTGAAGGATAA